The following are encoded together in the Pygocentrus nattereri isolate fPygNat1 chromosome 15, fPygNat1.pri, whole genome shotgun sequence genome:
- the lpl gene encoding lipoprotein lipase gives MGKESAVLLVIWMHFASTFSSYATTAEPAVETDTFSNITANSTDWMVDFSDIESKFALRTSDEPEDDLCYIVPGQRETIKECNFNPDTKTFIVIHGWTVTGMYESWVPKLVTALYEREPTANVIVVDWLIRAQQHYPTSAAYTKLVGRDVAKFVNWLQAELEYPWEKLHILGYSLGAHVAGIAGLLMRNKVNRITGLDPAGPTFEYADAQSTLSPDDALFVDVLHTNTRGSPDRSIGIQRPVGHVDIYPNGGTFQPGCDLQNTMMMVATTGLRNMDQIVKCSHERSIHLFIDSLINMEQQSMAYRCSSKETFNKGVCLSCRKNRCNKVGYDVTKVRSRRNSKMYMKTRDMMPYKVYHYQVKVHFFSQSKISYTDQPMKISLYGYAGEKENIPYVMPAMKTNTTVSFLLTTDVDIGELMMVKLVWEKDTIIGWPWWNPDTFHVRKLRVKSGERQSRVIFVAKDGEFSYLARGGDAAVFVKDKEAQSSKKNERLHKLKMQGSSFKKTTE, from the exons ATGGGGAAGGAAAGCGCTGTTTTGCTCGTTATCTGGATGCATTTTGCAAGCACCTTCTCCAGCTATGCAACTACAGCTGAACCAGCCGTTGAGACAGACACTTTCA GCAACATCACAGCAAACTCCACAGACTGGATGGTGGACTTTAGTGACATCGAGTCCAAGTTTGCGCTAAGAACCAGCGATGAACCCGAAGATGACCTGTGCTACATAGTCCCAGGACAGCGGGAAACTATTAAAGAGTGTAATTTCAATCCGGACACCAAAACTTTCATAGTCATTCATGGATGGACG GTCACTGGAATGTACGAGAGCTGGGTTCCTAAGCTGGTGACGGCCTTGTATGAACGCGAGCCAACAGCCAATGTCATTGTGGTAGACTGGCTCATCCGGGCCCAGCAACACTATCCAACCTCAGCCGCGTACACCAAACTGGTGGGCAGAGATGTGGCCAAGTTCGTCAACTGGTTACAG GCTGAACTTGAGTACCCATGGGAGAAGCTCCATATCCTGGGCTACAGTCTTGGTGCTCACGTAGCTGGGATTGCAGGACTCCTCATGAGAAACAAAGTCAACAGGATCACAG GTTTAGATCCAGCCGGCCCAACCTTTGAATATGCTGATGCCCAAAGCACGCTTTCCCCCGACGATGCCCTGTTTGTGGACGTGCTTCACACCAACACGCGTGGCTCTCCTGACCGCAGCATCGGCATCCAGAGACCTGTGGGGCATGTGGACATCTACCCCAATGGAGGAACTTTCCAGCCTGGGTGCGATCTGCAGAACACCATGATGATGGTGGCTACCACTGGCTTGAGAA ACATGGACCAGATTGTGAAGTGTTCCCATGAGCGCTCCATCCATCTTTTTATTGACTCGCTAATCAACATGGAGCAGCAAAGCATGGCCTACCGCTGCAGCTCCAAGGAAACCTTCAACAAGGGGGTTTGCCTCAGCTGCCGGAAGAACCGCTGCAACAAGGTGGGCTACGACGTGACCAAGGTGCGCAGCCGCAGGAACAGCAAGATGTACATGAAGACCAGAGACATGATGCCATACAAAG TTTACCACTACCAAGTAAAGGTCCACTTCTTCAGCCAGAGTAAGATAAGCTACACTGACCAGCCCATGAAGATTTCCCTGTACGGCTACgctggagagaaagaaaacatcccCTATGTTAT GCCTGCTATGAAAACCAACACCACTGTGTCGTTCTTGCTGACCACGGATGTGGACATTGGAGAGCTGATGATGGTGAAGCTGGTTTGGGAGAAGGATACAATCATCGGCTGGCCTTGGTGGAATCCCGACACCTTCCACGTACGCAAACTACGCGTCAAATCTGGAGAGAGACAGTCCAG AGTGATCTTCGTTGCTAAAGACGGTGAGTTTTCCTACCTTGCCCGTGGAGGGgatgctgctgtgtttgtgaAAGACAAGGAAGCCCAGTCaagcaagaaaaatgaaag GTTGCACAAGCTGAAGATGCAAGGCAGTTCCTTCAAGAAGACCACAGAATAG
- the LOC108424983 gene encoding lipoprotein lipase, which produces MRIWPFTSLVLLVSASTVVCGTSLEGELSVSLRDNFLEPLRSLFRQREASNVLAKFSLRRPSLPDDDVCYIVPGKEETLGNCNFNSTAKTFLVIHGWTVSGLFESWVAKMVAALYDREKDANVIVVDWLDMAQNHYIVAAENTQKVGQEVGHFIDWIEEATNIPLEKVHLIGYSLGAHVAGFAGSHTTNKVGRITGLDPAGPDFEGAHAHRRLSPDDARFVDVLHTYSRGTLGLSIGIEQPIGHVDIYPNGGSYQPGCNLRGALEKIAHFGLVAMNEAIKCEHERSVHLFIDSLLNGEELSKTYSCASSDMFERGMCLRCHRNRCNTMGYDIKKVRKARSVKMFTKTRATMPFRVHHYQLKIHFTAQTDQTQTEPTLTASLYGTSGSVENLQLKGDDKITTNKTHSYLLVTEENIGDLLMLKLKVEDSSSWSVSSLLSKAQSWWNGDTTGSEPQVKKIRIWIGETQKKLIFCLKDHQKSRTSHEATFVKCKETWRKASRRAH; this is translated from the exons ATGAGAATTTGGCCATTTACAAGTCTCGTCTTGCTCGTGTCAGCGTCCACAGTGGTCTGCGGAACTTCGCTGGAGGGAGAGCTGTCCGTCTCCCTGAGGG ATAATTTCCTGGAACCTTTGAGGAGCCTGTTTCGCCAGAGGGAAGCCAGCAACGTTCTTGCCAAGTTCTCTCTCAGGAGACCGTCTTTGCCAGATGATGACGTCTGTTATATTGTGCCGGGCAAAGAGGAGACCTTGGGCAACTGCAATTTTAACAGTACCGCCAAAACGTTCCTGGTGATTCATGGTTGGACG GTGAGTGGCTTGTTTGAGAGCTGGGTTGCCAAGATGGTAGCAGCGCTgtatgacagagagaaagatgccAACGTAATAGTGGTGGACTGGCTGGACATGGCTCAGAACCATTACATTGTGGCGGCAGAAAACACGCAGAAGGTTGGACAGGAGGTTGGACATTTCATAGACTGGATAGAG GAGGCAACCAATATTCCACTGGAGAAGGTTCATCTTATTGGCTACAGCCTTGGTGCCCACGTTGCTGGATTTGCAGGCAGCCATACTACCAACAAAGTTGGAAGAATAACAG GTCTTGATCCAGCCGGACCTGATTTCGAAGGAGCTCATGCACACAGACGGCTTTCTCCTGATGATGCCCGTTTTGTAGATGTTCTACACACCTACTCTAGAGGAACTCTGGGCCTCAGTATTGGTATTGAGCAGCCGATTGGCCATGTGGACATTTACCCCAATGGAGGAAGCTACCAGCCAGGCTGCAATCTCCGAGGAGCACTTGAGAAGATAGCTCATTTCGGATTAGTTG CAATGAACGAGGCAATAAAGTGTGAGCATGAGAGGTCTGTCCACTTGTTCATTGACTCCCTCCTCAATGGAGAGGAGCTAAGCAAGACCTACAGTTGTGCGAGCAGTGATATGTTCGAACGTGGCATGTGCCTGAGATGCCACAGGAACCGCTGCAACACCATGGGCTATGACATCAAGAAGGTCCGCAAAGCTCGCAGCGTCAAGATGTTCACCAAGACTCGAGCCACCATGCCATTCAGAG TTCATCACTATCAGCTGAAGATTCACTTCACAGCACAGACGgaccaaacacaaacagaacctACTTTAACGGCCTCCCTATATGGCACCAGTGGTTCGGTTGAAAACCTCCAACTTAAAGG AGATGATAAAATCACCACCAACAAGACACATTCCTACCTCTTGGTTACAGAGGAGAATATTGGTGACCTTCTGATGCTGAAGCTCAAAGTAGAGGACTCCAGTAGCTGGTCTGTTTCTTCACTGCTCAGCAAGGCACAGTCATGGTGGAATGGAGATACTACTGGTTCTGAACCTCAAGTCAAGAAAATACGCATCTGGATTGGGGAGACGCAAAAAAA GCTCATATTTTGCCTGAAAGATCACCAGAAATCAAGAACATCTCACGAAGCAACCTTTGTGAAATGCAAAGAAACGTGGAGGAAAGCATCTAGAAG GGCGCACTGA